From the Candidatus Peregrinibacteria bacterium genome, the window TCCAAAACCCAGACGGGAGCTTTCATCCTCTCCAAAGCGGAAATGTAAATTTTTACGGGTCCATGGCACTTTGGATATATAATGAAGTCTATGATGGCGGAAAAATACAGCTATTTACAAAAAAACATGAATAACCTTAGAGCCTGTTCAAAATCTCCATATTCTACTGCAAAACTCATATTTTGGCTGCAAAACACTCAGATTTCGTCGGCTTATTCCCGATAAACCTCCTCAATCTTCATGTTTTTCGCTCAAAATCTGAGTTTTTCGTCACGAAAGAGAGATTCTGAACAGGCTCTTAGCTCAGAAATTTGAAGGTATTTCCCTTGAAGAAGAGCATAGCGGGTCGCTTTTTCTGGTGAAAAATGATAGAATGTGGTGAATTCCCATCATTCCCTATGAACCAAAATACGAACGAACACAAAATTCCCATCGAAGAACTTTTGAAAAATGTAAAATCCTCTCCGAAAGGACTCACGTCAGGAGATGTGAGTGCAAGACTCAAACAATACGGAAAAAATGTTCTAAAGGTGCATACCGGAGAGCTTCTCCTTATAAAATTCTTGAAACAGTTTACGAATTTTTTTGCACTTTTGCTCATCACTGGCTCTGGACTTGCATTCTTTGCAGAAAATCTCGATCCGGGAAAAGGAAATATCTTCATCGGCTGGGCGCTTTCTGGAGTCGTTATCCTTAATGCTATTTTCACTTTTTTTGAGCAGTATCAATCCGAACGCATCATGGCATCATTTCAAAAAATGTTGCCACGAGAAGTCGAAGCGCTTCGAGATGGGAAAAAAACTCTTGTGCGTGCAGAAGAACTTGTTCCCGGTGATATCATTTTTTTGGAAGAAGGTCAAAAAATCCCGGCAGATGCCAGGCTTCTGGAACATAATTCTATGAAAATCGACCACTCTTCGCTCACCGGAGAAAGTGATCCACAACTTCGAAAACTGGAATGTACTCATGAAAATATTTTAGAATCCCGAAATATGCTCTTTTCGGGATGCCTTGTTCAAAGCGGAAATGGAATTGGTGTTGTCTATGGAACTGGGATGAACACTCAAATTGGAAAAATTGTTGAGCTCACGAAAAGAACAAATACCATATTGAGTCCGCTTCAAAAAGAACTCCAGCACTTTATTCGCATCATTTCAGCAATCGCCATCGGACTTGGGGTAATTTTCTTTTTTGTAAGCATTCTTCTCGGACAACAATTTATTGGAAGTATTATTTTTGCTATCGGAATTATCGTGGCAAACGTTCCAGAAGGACTTCTTCCAACCGTAACGCTTTGTCTCACGATTGCCGCACGAAGAATGGCGAGAAAAAATGCGCTTATTAAAAATCTGGATTCTGTCGAAACTTTAGGATCGACAACGGTAATTTGTACCGATAAAACGGGAACTCTCACAGAAAACAATATGAGTCTCCAAAATATATGTTTTGGAGGAGAACATTGCATCTCTGTTGATATGTTTGACCGAGAAAAAATACCAGACGAAATTCTCAAGGTGCTCGTTCTCTGTAACAACGCTCACTACAGCGCTGAACACAAAACTTTTGTAGGAGACCCGACGGAAACAGCTCTTCTCAAATTTGTATCTGAATTTGAGAGTATCGAAAATTTTACGAAAAAATATCCGCGAATTCATGAATATCCCTTTGATTCAACGCAAAAACGAATGATTAGCGTGAATAAAGAGAGAGAAAAAATGGTGGCGTATATGAAAGGTGCTCCAGAAGTCGTGTTAAAAAAATGCATGAAGTATTACAACGGAAAAGGAATCGTACCGCTTACCGATAAATATTCACAAAAAATATTAAATTCCTACAAACTCATGGCATCAAAAGGAAATCGTGTTCTTGCTCTTGCGTATAAAGAATCTCCAGAAGAAAACCTCAAAGAAGAAAAATTCATTTTTCTCGGAATGGTGGGAATGATCGATCCTCCGCGAAAAGAAGTTTTTGAAGCTCTAAAAAAGTGTGCATCAGCTGGAATAAAAGTCATTATGATTACTGGAGACTACAGCCTCACCGCGGAGGCAATTGGAAGAAAAATAGGACTTATTCCTGCTGGAAAAAATGTCACCATTATCAAGGGAGAGGAATTACAGCGCATGTCTGAGTCAGAACTGGTGAAAGCATTGCAAAAAGAAAATATTTTATTTGCCAGAACAAATCCAATTCAAAAATTACAAATTGTAAAAGCACTTCAAAAAATGGGACATGTCGTCACGGTAACGGGTGATGGCGTAAATGATGCTCCAGCGCTCAAAAATGCAGATATGGGCGTTGCCATGGGAAAAAGTGGAACAGAAGTCGCCAGGGAAGCGAGTGATATGGTGCTCATGGATGATAATTTCGCAACAATTGTTTCTGCTATTCAGGAAGGACGGACTATTTTTGAAAATATCAAAAAATTTGTTGCGTATATTCTTACGAGCAACGTCCCCGAAATTCTCCCCTTTATCGCCTTCGCGCTCTTTCAAATTCCCCTTCCTCTTACGGTAATTCTTATTCTCTCCATTGACCTCGGAACAGATCTTCTTCCAGCCCTCGGACTTGGAGTCGAGAAAGCCGAACACGATATTATGCAGAAAAAACCGAGATCGAAAGATGAGCGCCTTATGAGCAAACAGCTCTTTCTCATGTCATACGGAATTATCGGTATGCTGCAGGCAATAAGTGGATTTTGTGTTTTCTTTTTTATTCTTTTCCGCGGAGGATGGAAATGGGGACAGATCTTAGATGCCAATGATTCACTCTACCTCACTGGCGTGACAGCTTATTTTGCCACCGTCATTTGGTGTCAAATTGCAAATGTATTCACCTGTAGGACAAGAAGAGAATCGATTTTCTCCGGAGGAATATTTACAAATAAACTCATTATTTTTGGAATATTTGCTGAGATCGTTCTCTTAAGCATAATGGTGTACGTACCGTTTGTTCGACCATTATTTGGAACGCATTCACTCTCTTTCTTAGAGATTTCCCTCGGAATTCCTTTCGCTTTCGTTATATTTTTTGGAGCGGAACTTCGAAAAAAATTATTGAGAAATGGGAATAAATTTGTGGAGAAACATTTTACGTGGTAAGAAGTTAATTACGAATTATGGGTTTCAGAAGATAAATCTCTGAAAAATGTAAAATTTTGAAGGTAAAATGTAAAAATAATTTTTAATGTTTAATTTTTAATTTCTAAAAAAATCTTAACTTTTAAACATTTTGGCTTAGAATTTTTTTTACATTTTACATTTTGCATTTTGCATTTTACATTTTTTCTCTCCATAATTTCGTAATTCGTAATGGCTTTGTTGCACAAATCATAATATAGAGACTCAGGAAAGAGCAATTTTCTTTTTCTAAGGTTTTCATACTATTTTGTAACTTTTTGGCATTCCGAGAGCAGTCATACTATTCAAAGCAGAACATATAAGAA encodes:
- a CDS encoding HAD-IC family P-type ATPase, producing the protein MNQNTNEHKIPIEELLKNVKSSPKGLTSGDVSARLKQYGKNVLKVHTGELLLIKFLKQFTNFFALLLITGSGLAFFAENLDPGKGNIFIGWALSGVVILNAIFTFFEQYQSERIMASFQKMLPREVEALRDGKKTLVRAEELVPGDIIFLEEGQKIPADARLLEHNSMKIDHSSLTGESDPQLRKLECTHENILESRNMLFSGCLVQSGNGIGVVYGTGMNTQIGKIVELTKRTNTILSPLQKELQHFIRIISAIAIGLGVIFFFVSILLGQQFIGSIIFAIGIIVANVPEGLLPTVTLCLTIAARRMARKNALIKNLDSVETLGSTTVICTDKTGTLTENNMSLQNICFGGEHCISVDMFDREKIPDEILKVLVLCNNAHYSAEHKTFVGDPTETALLKFVSEFESIENFTKKYPRIHEYPFDSTQKRMISVNKEREKMVAYMKGAPEVVLKKCMKYYNGKGIVPLTDKYSQKILNSYKLMASKGNRVLALAYKESPEENLKEEKFIFLGMVGMIDPPRKEVFEALKKCASAGIKVIMITGDYSLTAEAIGRKIGLIPAGKNVTIIKGEELQRMSESELVKALQKENILFARTNPIQKLQIVKALQKMGHVVTVTGDGVNDAPALKNADMGVAMGKSGTEVAREASDMVLMDDNFATIVSAIQEGRTIFENIKKFVAYILTSNVPEILPFIAFALFQIPLPLTVILILSIDLGTDLLPALGLGVEKAEHDIMQKKPRSKDERLMSKQLFLMSYGIIGMLQAISGFCVFFFILFRGGWKWGQILDANDSLYLTGVTAYFATVIWCQIANVFTCRTRRESIFSGGIFTNKLIIFGIFAEIVLLSIMVYVPFVRPLFGTHSLSFLEISLGIPFAFVIFFGAELRKKLLRNGNKFVEKHFTW